One Prunus dulcis chromosome 8, ALMONDv2, whole genome shotgun sequence DNA window includes the following coding sequences:
- the LOC117612247 gene encoding cyclic nucleotide-gated ion channel 1-like isoform X2: MANNSREHFLSRVMGRSYLHTIVLTKGTILVEDALAMANRIWRISSHILIDILSVLPIPQAVILIFMHSSSLNTRKFLAFLALLQYVPRVLRIYLLCTKLNQPPARGTEIWILFQGAFSFFLYILASHVFGAFWYFLAIQREKACWQNACRNNNGCQATTFYCNGRSIRNITFLDDLCSMNPHNTNATPFDFGMFVEAVQSGVLESTNLPNKFFHCFWWGLRNLSSLGQNLETSNYTWENIFAIFISLSGLLLVLLYLPTNLKICMELVTRTSAKMRPLKRKDLEVQLWLSENDIPKDMKAPIMQKVHKLEQNTDVHVENILSILPLEEKRFIKRHLCWPTMNKVPMLRDMDDQVLKEIFDNLKPVSYTEDKCIIGEGEPLVKMLIITRGILLTYTTNNGARRSSGGSSTTTKRLAKGDFCGEELLTWASTFSPLSDLPISTTFVKSLTKVEAFALMANDLKIIASKFWRHFSMDARMPVHLAANLIQTNWRRRNTRGAIPNPLSSSEEFRLMTIMTHPVHLKKGEKEEEEG, translated from the exons ATGGCCAACAATAGTAGAGAGCATTTTTTATCGAG GGTCATGGGGAGATCATATCTCCATACCATAGTTTTGACAAAAGGAACCATATTAGTTGAAGATGCTTTGGCAATGGCTAACAGGATTTGGAGGATCTCATCACACATCTTAATTGACATTTTATCGGTTCTTCCCATTCCACAG GCAGTGATCCTTATCTTCATGCACTCTAGTTCTTTGAATACGAGGAAGTTTTTGGCTTTTCTGGCTCTGTTACAGTATGTACCACGAGTTCTTCGTATCTACTTATTGTGTACCAAACTCAACCAGCCTCCTGCTAGAGGGACTGAGATATGGATTTTATTTCAAGGCgcttttagtttctttttgtaCATCCTTGCTAGTCAT GTATTTGGAGCTTTCTGGTACTTTTTAGCTATCCAGCGAGAGAAGGCTTGCTGGCAAAATGCTTGTCGAAACAACAATGGATGTCAAGCTACTACCTTCTACTGCAATGGTCGTTCAATCAGAAACATCACATTTCTGGACGACTTATGCTCTATGAATCCACACAATACTAATGCAACACCCTTCGATTTTGGTATGTTTGTTGAGGCTGTCCAGTCTGGTGTGTTGGAGTCAACAAATTTACCGAATaaattctttcattgtttCTGGTGGGGCTTGCGAAATCTAAG TTCTCTCGGGCAAAACCTCGAGACGAGTAACTATACAtgggaaaatatctttgccatttttatttctctaAGTGGCTTGCTCCTGGTTCTACTATACCTCCCTACAAATTTGAAG ATATGTATGGAGTTGGTAACTAGAACATCAGCCAAGATGCGGCCGCTGAAAAGGAAAGATCTAGAGGTACAACTCTGGTTATCTGAAAATGACATCCCTAAGGATATGAAGGCGCCCATCATGCAAAAGGTGCACAAACTTGAACAAAACACAGATGTTCATGTGGAGAATATCCTCTCTATTCTTCCCTTGGAAGAAAAGAGATTTATTAAGCGACATCTCTGCTGGCCTACAATGAACAAA GTTCCAATGCTTCGAGATATGGACGATCAAGTGTTGAAAGAAATCTTTGACAATCTCAAGCCAGTGAGCTATACAGAAGACAAATGTATAATTGGAGAGGGTGAACCACTTGTTAAAATGCTCATCATCACTCGAGGCATTTTGTTGACCTACACAACTAACAATGGTGCTAGAAGAAGTAGTGGAGGTTCTTCAACCACCACCAAGCGTCTTGCCAAAGGTGATTTCTGTGGAGAAGAACTTCTAACCTGGGCATCAACATTCTCCCCGCTTTCAGACTTACCCATCTCCACAACATTTGTCAAGTCCCTCACAAAAGTTGAAGCATTTGCGCTCATGGCCAATGACTTGAAGATTATAGCGTCTAAATTCTGGAGGCATTTTAGCATGGATGCTCGGATGCCGGTACATCTTGCTGCAAATCTTATACAAACCAACTGGCGCCGCCGCAATACAAGGGGTGCTATACCGAATCCTCTAAGCTCCAGCGAGGAGTTCCGGTTGATGACTATTATGACTCATCCGGTCCACTTGAAGAAAggggagaaggaggaggaagaagggtAG
- the LOC117612247 gene encoding cyclic nucleotide-gated ion channel 1-like isoform X1, protein MSLRSTMDLFYAVNIFIQIYIEPKVPTFRVMGRSYLHTIVLTKGTILVEDALAMANRIWRISSHILIDILSVLPIPQAVILIFMHSSSLNTRKFLAFLALLQYVPRVLRIYLLCTKLNQPPARGTEIWILFQGAFSFFLYILASHVFGAFWYFLAIQREKACWQNACRNNNGCQATTFYCNGRSIRNITFLDDLCSMNPHNTNATPFDFGMFVEAVQSGVLESTNLPNKFFHCFWWGLRNLSSLGQNLETSNYTWENIFAIFISLSGLLLVLLYLPTNLKICMELVTRTSAKMRPLKRKDLEVQLWLSENDIPKDMKAPIMQKVHKLEQNTDVHVENILSILPLEEKRFIKRHLCWPTMNKVPMLRDMDDQVLKEIFDNLKPVSYTEDKCIIGEGEPLVKMLIITRGILLTYTTNNGARRSSGGSSTTTKRLAKGDFCGEELLTWASTFSPLSDLPISTTFVKSLTKVEAFALMANDLKIIASKFWRHFSMDARMPVHLAANLIQTNWRRRNTRGAIPNPLSSSEEFRLMTIMTHPVHLKKGEKEEEEG, encoded by the exons ATGTCACTACGATCGACAATGGATCTATTTTATGCAGtgaatatttttattcaaatttatatcgaacctaaagttccaacattTAGGGTCATGGGGAGATCATATCTCCATACCATAGTTTTGACAAAAGGAACCATATTAGTTGAAGATGCTTTGGCAATGGCTAACAGGATTTGGAGGATCTCATCACACATCTTAATTGACATTTTATCGGTTCTTCCCATTCCACAG GCAGTGATCCTTATCTTCATGCACTCTAGTTCTTTGAATACGAGGAAGTTTTTGGCTTTTCTGGCTCTGTTACAGTATGTACCACGAGTTCTTCGTATCTACTTATTGTGTACCAAACTCAACCAGCCTCCTGCTAGAGGGACTGAGATATGGATTTTATTTCAAGGCgcttttagtttctttttgtaCATCCTTGCTAGTCAT GTATTTGGAGCTTTCTGGTACTTTTTAGCTATCCAGCGAGAGAAGGCTTGCTGGCAAAATGCTTGTCGAAACAACAATGGATGTCAAGCTACTACCTTCTACTGCAATGGTCGTTCAATCAGAAACATCACATTTCTGGACGACTTATGCTCTATGAATCCACACAATACTAATGCAACACCCTTCGATTTTGGTATGTTTGTTGAGGCTGTCCAGTCTGGTGTGTTGGAGTCAACAAATTTACCGAATaaattctttcattgtttCTGGTGGGGCTTGCGAAATCTAAG TTCTCTCGGGCAAAACCTCGAGACGAGTAACTATACAtgggaaaatatctttgccatttttatttctctaAGTGGCTTGCTCCTGGTTCTACTATACCTCCCTACAAATTTGAAG ATATGTATGGAGTTGGTAACTAGAACATCAGCCAAGATGCGGCCGCTGAAAAGGAAAGATCTAGAGGTACAACTCTGGTTATCTGAAAATGACATCCCTAAGGATATGAAGGCGCCCATCATGCAAAAGGTGCACAAACTTGAACAAAACACAGATGTTCATGTGGAGAATATCCTCTCTATTCTTCCCTTGGAAGAAAAGAGATTTATTAAGCGACATCTCTGCTGGCCTACAATGAACAAA GTTCCAATGCTTCGAGATATGGACGATCAAGTGTTGAAAGAAATCTTTGACAATCTCAAGCCAGTGAGCTATACAGAAGACAAATGTATAATTGGAGAGGGTGAACCACTTGTTAAAATGCTCATCATCACTCGAGGCATTTTGTTGACCTACACAACTAACAATGGTGCTAGAAGAAGTAGTGGAGGTTCTTCAACCACCACCAAGCGTCTTGCCAAAGGTGATTTCTGTGGAGAAGAACTTCTAACCTGGGCATCAACATTCTCCCCGCTTTCAGACTTACCCATCTCCACAACATTTGTCAAGTCCCTCACAAAAGTTGAAGCATTTGCGCTCATGGCCAATGACTTGAAGATTATAGCGTCTAAATTCTGGAGGCATTTTAGCATGGATGCTCGGATGCCGGTACATCTTGCTGCAAATCTTATACAAACCAACTGGCGCCGCCGCAATACAAGGGGTGCTATACCGAATCCTCTAAGCTCCAGCGAGGAGTTCCGGTTGATGACTATTATGACTCATCCGGTCCACTTGAAGAAAggggagaaggaggaggaagaagggtAG
- the LOC117638451 gene encoding glucan endo-1,3-beta-D-glucosidase-like — protein MYTTLSMGQGNYLPYNVRQSHWVAVEVDFVRHTVTVYDSYSDFTSNSMLVRFMEPITHTLAKVLHEMRFYEKSEVEAVKRKGTDMSNFNPFTICRISDVPQQSDGCTSNLSTARVDSTSCGIMTVKYIEYLSAGIPLHTIDPSKFGYYRLKLAIEAFRGGAYNVQVDGVRSALNAIGFNDIEILIAETGWPYRGDSNEVGPSVENARAYNGNLIAHLRSQVGTPLMPGKSVETYIFALYDEDLKPGGTSERSFGLYKPDLTVTYDVGLSKSSQTPSTPSTSTPTTPRVTPSPKPSSAWCVPKAGVSDAQLQANLDYACGHGIDCSAIQPGGGCFDPNTVASHAAYAMNLYYHTVGTIPLNCDFSQTATLTSSNPSYNACTYPGGNT, from the exons ATGTACACCACTTTGTCAATGGGTCAAGGCAACTATCTCCCATATAATGTTCGACAGTCCCATTGGGTGGCAGTAGAAGTCGACTTTGTGCGACATACTGTCACTGTCTATGACTCGTATTCTGATTTTACCTCCAACAGTATGCTTGTCCGATTCATGGAGCCTATTACCCATACGCTTGCAAAGGTGCTGCATGAAATGAGGTTTTATGAGAAATCGGAGGTTGAAGCGGTGAAGAGAAAGGGGACTGACATGTCAAACTTTAACCCATTCACAATTTGCAGAATTTCCGATGTTCCTCAACAAAGTGATGG GTGCACTTCTAACTTGTCCACTGCTCGGGTGGACAGTACTTCATGTGGCATTATGACAGTCAAATATATTGAGTACCTTAGTGCCGGCATTCCTTTACATACCATTGACCCATCCAAGTTTGGCTACTACCGATTGAAGCTTGCAATCGAGGCTTTCAGGGGGGGGGCCTAT AATGTGCAGGTTGATGGTGTACGGTCTGCCTTGAATGCAATTGGATTCAATGACATTGAGATTTTGATTGCTGAGACTGGATGGCCATACCGTGGAGATAGCAATGAGGTTGGACCTAGTGTTGAGAATGCAAGGGCATATAATGGCAATTTGATTGCACACCTTAGATCCCAGGTTGGAACTCCATTGATGCCTGGAAAATCTGTCGAGACTTATATCTTTGCACTCTATGATGAGGATTTGAAACCCGGCGGGACCTCCGAGCGGTCATTCGGGCTGTACAAGCCTGATCTAACCGTGACATACGATGTTGGTCTCTCAAAGAGCAGCCAG ACACCATCAACACCCTCGACATCGACACCAACGACACCAAGAGTGACTCCTTCACCTAAGCCTAGTTCAGCATGGTGTGTGCCCAAAGCTGGCGTTTCTGATGCTCAATTGCAGGCAAATCTTGACTATGCTTGTGGCCACGGCATTGATTGCAGTGCAATCCAACCGGGAGGCGGTTGTTTCGACCCGAACACCGTAGCATCCCATGCTGCCTATGCCATGAATCTCTATTATCATACTGTTGGGACAATTCCACTCAATTGTGATTTCTCACAGACAGCAACTCTCACATCCTCAAATCCCA GTTATAATGCTTGCACTTACCCTGGTGGAAATACATGA
- the LOC117637029 gene encoding guanine nucleotide-binding protein subunit beta-2: MSVAELKERHVAASETVNSLRERLKEKRASLLDTDVAGYAKSQGKTPLTFGPTDLVCCRTLQGHTGKVYSLDWTSEKNRIVSASQDGRLIVWNALTSQKTHAIKLPCAWVMTCAFSPTGQSVACGGLDSVCSIFNLNSLCDKDGNLPVSRTLSGHKGYVSSCQYVPDEDTHLITGSGDQTCVLWDITTGLRTSVFGGEFQSGHTADVLSVSINQSNSRLFVSGSCDATARLWDTRVASRAVRTFPGHEGDVNVVKFFPDGNRFGTGSDDGTCRLFDIRTGHQLQVYHQQHGDNDFPPVKTIAFSISGRLLFAGYTNGDCYVWDTLLAKVVLNLGSLQNSHEAQISCLGLSADGSALCTGSWDTNLKIWAFGGHRKII, from the exons ATGTCAGTCGCGGAGCTCAAAGAGCGCCACGTGGCGGCGAGCGAGACCGTCAACTCGCTCAGGGAGCGCTTGAAGGAGAAGCGAGCCTCGTTGCTCGACACAGATG TGGCTGGGTATGCAAAGTCTCAGGGGAAGACTCCGCTCACTTTTGGCCCCACCGATCTCGTTTGCTGTAGAACCTTGCAAGGTCATACAGGAAAG GTCTATTCATTAGATTGGACCTCTGAAAAGAATCGAATTGTCAGTGCATCTCAAGATGGACGTTTGATAGTATGGAATGCACTAACAAGCCAGAAGACTCATGCCATAAAGCTGCCTTGTGCATGGGTCATGACTTGTGCTTTCTCACCGACCGGACAATCCGTTGCTTGTGGTGGTCTGGATAGTGTTTGCTCTATTTTCAACCTGAATTCCCTGTGTGACAAGGACGGGAATCTACCTGTATCAAGAACACTTAGTGGACATAAAGGTTATGTTTCCTCCTGTCAATATGTTCCAGATGAGGACACTCACCTGATTACTGGATCTGGTGATCAAACATGTGTTTTGTGGGATATTACTACTGGCCTCAGGACTTCAGTTTTTGGAGGTGAATTTCAGTCTGGACACACTGCAGATGTACTGAG TGTATCCATCAATCAAAGCAACTCAAGATTGTTTGTCTCTGGTTCTTGTGATGCAACTGCCCGATTGTGGGACACTCGTGTTGCAAGTCGAGCAGTGCGGACGTTTCCTGGTCATGAGGGAGATGTGAATGTGGTGAAGTTCTTTCCAGATGGAAATAGATTTGGAACTGGCTCAGATGATGGAACTTGCAGGTTATTTGACATCAGGACTGGGCACCAGCTCCAAGTATATCACCAGCAACATGGTGATAACGACTTCCCACCTGTGAAAACCATTGCATTCTCAATATCAGGAAGGCTTCTCTTCGCTGGATACACAAACGGGGATTGCTATGTATGGGATACTTTATTGGCAAAG GTGGTTTTGAACTTGGGATCCCTCCAGAACTCACATGAGGCCCAGATTAGCTGTTTGGGTTTGTCAGCTGATGGAAGTGCCTTGTGTACAGGAAGTTGGGATACAAATTTAAAG ATATGGGCGTTTGGAGGCCATAGGAAAATAATTTAA